In a single window of the Chiloscyllium plagiosum isolate BGI_BamShark_2017 chromosome 32, ASM401019v2, whole genome shotgun sequence genome:
- the c32h15orf40 gene encoding UPF0235 protein C15orf40 homolog — MRRTWLRCVLITPTVPGVRVVPGFQRLPSVSFPPLAPSRLGLGLRAESGGFRQRNMPKVISETRMNKMTMKNSAKPAQAPLGPVKLDKNGSVLVAIHVKPGAKQNAITDVSEEAVGVAIAAPPSDGEANLELVCYLAKVLALKKSEVILEKGCRSRQKVVKILALLTPEEVQERLRTAATTS, encoded by the exons ATGAGAAGGACTTGGCTTCGCTGCGTCTTGATCACCCCGACGGTTCCCGGTGTCCGTGTAGTACCGGGTTTTCAGCGGCTCCCTTCTGTTAGCTTCCCGCCACTGGCCCCATCCCGCCTGGGCCTGGGGCTAAGAGCGGAGTCAGGTGGTTTTAGGCAAAGAAACATGCCGAAAGTCATCAGCGAAACCCGAATG AATAAGATGACCATGAAGAATTCTGCAAAACCAGCTCAGGCACCTCTGGGACCTGTGAAGCTCGATAAAAATGGCTCTGTTTTAGTTGCTATTCATGTTAAACCTGGAGCCAAACAAAATGCCATAACTG ATGTGTCAGAAGAAGCTGTGGGTGTGGCCATCGCAGCCCCTCCATCTGATGGCGAGGCCAATTTGGAACTAGTGTGTTATCTGGCCAAAGTGCTGGCACTAAAGAAAAGTGAAGTCATCCTGGAGAAG GGTTGCAGATCACGTCAGAAAGTGGTGAAGATTCTGGCCTTATTGACCCCAGAAGAAGTGCAAGAAAGACTCCGGACCGCAGCTACTACAAGCTAG